In Candidatus Cohnella colombiensis, one DNA window encodes the following:
- the nagA gene encoding N-acetylglucosamine-6-phosphate deacetylase, with protein sequence MSHGTMGNLLIHNARVVAPDATIENGWVLLNEGIIVEVGSGEIDLTRTDTAMINAAGMWLIPGFIDVHVHGGAGSDFMSADADGLSTITKFHATHGTTSIVATSLTASREELTAILDRTHHYMSKAMPYAQVVGVHLEGPFVSEKWRGAQNPAFIAPPQLAWLEEWVSRYPDLIKLQTLAPETEGALDYIERLTQLGIVASCGHTDATYEEIIASADRGLRQATHTFNAMRSLHHREPGTVGAVLTDSRIRTEVIADGHHVHHAAIKLLVAAKGRNGVILITDAMEASGMPDGDYKIGELPVQMIDGVARLKDSGNLAGSTLTMIQAFRYMVNKVGVSVEDASQMASGNPANQLGIDAVTGSITSGKRGDLLLLDDTLTLHNVWIGGRPHSL encoded by the coding sequence ATGAGCCACGGGACAATGGGGAACCTGCTTATACACAACGCCCGAGTCGTTGCTCCAGATGCTACGATTGAGAATGGTTGGGTGCTGCTAAACGAAGGTATTATTGTAGAGGTCGGGAGTGGAGAAATAGATCTGACGAGAACCGATACAGCGATGATTAATGCGGCTGGAATGTGGCTGATTCCCGGATTTATCGACGTTCATGTTCATGGCGGCGCTGGTTCCGACTTCATGAGTGCGGATGCTGACGGTCTATCCACAATCACGAAATTTCACGCCACGCATGGGACAACAAGCATTGTTGCTACTTCTTTAACAGCATCTCGCGAGGAATTAACAGCGATTTTAGATCGTACACATCACTACATGTCGAAGGCGATGCCCTATGCACAAGTGGTTGGCGTTCATCTCGAAGGTCCATTCGTAAGTGAAAAATGGCGTGGCGCACAGAATCCAGCATTCATCGCTCCTCCTCAATTAGCGTGGTTAGAAGAGTGGGTTTCTCGTTACCCTGACTTGATAAAGTTGCAAACTTTAGCTCCTGAAACTGAAGGCGCGCTTGACTATATTGAGCGTCTTACACAGCTTGGTATCGTCGCAAGCTGTGGTCATACAGACGCGACCTACGAGGAGATCATCGCTTCCGCAGATCGAGGGTTGCGTCAGGCCACTCATACATTCAACGCCATGCGCAGCTTGCATCATCGCGAACCAGGAACAGTCGGTGCAGTATTAACCGATTCTCGCATTCGTACCGAGGTTATCGCCGACGGACATCACGTCCATCATGCTGCCATTAAGTTACTTGTCGCGGCTAAAGGACGAAATGGTGTCATCTTAATTACAGACGCAATGGAAGCCTCAGGAATGCCTGATGGCGACTACAAAATAGGCGAGCTCCCCGTGCAGATGATTGATGGCGTCGCTCGTCTCAAGGATTCCGGTAACTTGGCCGGAAGCACCTTGACGATGATCCAAGCATTCCGCTACATGGTCAATAAGGTCGGCGTCTCGGTTGAAGATGCAAGCCAGATGGCTAGTGGCAATCCCGCAAATCAGCTCGGCATCGATGCTGTTACCGGCTCAATCACATCAGGGAAGCGTGGAGATTTGCTATTGCTTGATGATACACTCACTCTTCACAATGTATGGATTGGCGGGCGTCCGCACAGTCTCTGA
- the nagB gene encoding glucosamine-6-phosphate deaminase, which produces MNNMIFDSNEKLNEAAANLIISQVQTNPRAVLGLATGGTPVGIYEQIVHEYQRGMFSFRQATTFNLDEYVGLPINHPESYHSYMNHHLFSHIDLPQEQSHLPDGNATDLQAECDHYDQAIENIGHIDLQLLGLGHNGHIGFNEPSHALSRGTHIVDLAEETRQANARFFDSIDSVPKQALTMGVGTILKAKKILLVVKGEDKAAIIARALQGPITTDCPASLLQTHPNLIVMLDEAAASQLDKQS; this is translated from the coding sequence ATTAACAACATGATTTTTGACAGTAACGAAAAATTGAACGAAGCAGCGGCTAACTTGATCATTAGTCAGGTGCAAACGAATCCCCGCGCTGTGCTCGGACTAGCAACCGGCGGCACGCCTGTGGGCATCTACGAGCAAATCGTCCATGAATATCAGCGCGGCATGTTCAGCTTCCGTCAAGCGACAACATTCAACCTCGATGAATACGTTGGTTTGCCGATCAATCATCCAGAAAGTTATCATTCCTACATGAATCATCATCTGTTTTCACATATTGACCTGCCTCAGGAGCAAAGTCATCTTCCCGATGGTAATGCGACAGATTTGCAAGCAGAATGTGATCATTACGATCAGGCAATAGAAAACATAGGGCACATCGATCTTCAACTGCTTGGACTCGGTCATAATGGGCATATCGGTTTCAATGAGCCTTCGCATGCGTTAAGTCGTGGTACGCATATCGTTGACTTGGCTGAGGAAACGAGACAAGCGAACGCTCGCTTCTTCGATTCCATTGATAGTGTACCGAAACAAGCGTTAACGATGGGTGTAGGTACTATTCTCAAAGCGAAAAAAATATTACTCGTCGTAAAAGGTGAAGACAAAGCAGCAATTATCGCTCGCGCTTTACAAGGGCCAATTACAACGGATTGCCCCGCATCATTACTTCAAACGCATCCGAACCTGATCGTCATGCTCGATGAAGCTGCTGCATCTCAACTGGATAAGCAATCATGA
- a CDS encoding Ig-like domain-containing protein: MKRTMLFVLSLVMLFTLPYASVSAASNLTTDQKFEALKNKGIFTGFSDGSSRLYESMTREQFATALSRLLELPTMSGESSYNDVLRIRWSSKDIEAVTKAGLMKGVRSRVFAPADPVTVEQLAAVLVRITGISNRSFTVSGKVSSWARQAVSGAIYNGYIPQLNDYTVNATRGQMVDAFYEIYQNVLVKPIQVKTVEALTSRSIKVTLVQSASEGEIRAAQISLRDVFNNNVPVGISSISKDGLTITLWTNQQISGIYHILTVDDHAWNFMSISEDQTKPTVQSIVRITNKQVEVTFSEPVEANSAKTTSNYQINNGLRVDSAQLSSDQRKVTLTTGDQVDGRSYQMTVRNVKDLAGNVMDSRSDLYFTGSNDSSKPKVTSVNINPTATITVKFSEKIDTREAAQAYHYSINNGLSVTEAKVESDGSTVTLKTSAQRDATLYTITISGIPDLAGNMMDQSTNWMFGGISNPEVPVTVQNAQAINVNTIEITFNRPITDTDVNNLVADIILDNGANVSMADWKAYVVRKNNQTVTVQYRTKQSNPELFVSGHVYFVRVKGVVGLTTADNKDRFAFAGTITQNRDPYVTQIVAIGNDRIKVLFSEPVTNVEAAAFILSDDSGNRVQIDYDELGDRNKIVTEVILRLKDKLTARSVYQMKFVRNYITDAPKWNVLTTTEGNQDTAFTFTASW, encoded by the coding sequence ATGAAGAGGACAATGCTGTTCGTGCTATCACTAGTGATGTTATTCACTTTGCCGTATGCATCAGTGAGCGCAGCGAGTAACCTCACAACGGATCAAAAGTTTGAGGCATTGAAGAACAAAGGGATATTTACAGGCTTTAGCGATGGCAGTTCGAGATTATATGAGTCGATGACAAGAGAGCAATTTGCCACTGCATTATCCAGATTACTCGAGCTCCCAACGATGAGTGGAGAATCGAGCTATAATGATGTGCTTCGGATCCGTTGGTCATCAAAGGATATTGAAGCAGTTACGAAAGCGGGGTTAATGAAAGGGGTTCGTAGTCGCGTGTTTGCACCAGCAGATCCAGTTACAGTGGAGCAGCTTGCTGCTGTGCTCGTAAGGATCACTGGGATTTCCAATCGCTCTTTCACAGTAAGTGGGAAAGTGTCTAGTTGGGCAAGGCAAGCTGTTAGTGGTGCAATCTACAATGGATATATTCCGCAATTGAATGATTACACCGTTAATGCGACAAGAGGGCAGATGGTTGATGCATTTTATGAGATTTATCAAAATGTGCTCGTGAAGCCGATTCAAGTGAAAACAGTTGAAGCGCTCACTTCTCGAAGTATAAAAGTAACGTTGGTGCAGTCAGCTAGTGAGGGAGAAATACGAGCTGCGCAAATTTCGCTTAGAGATGTGTTCAACAACAATGTACCCGTTGGGATCTCTTCGATAAGCAAAGACGGATTAACGATTACACTATGGACAAATCAGCAAATTAGTGGCATTTATCACATCTTGACAGTGGACGATCACGCGTGGAATTTCATGTCGATCAGTGAGGATCAGACGAAGCCAACGGTGCAGAGCATCGTTAGAATAACGAATAAGCAGGTAGAAGTTACCTTTTCGGAGCCGGTTGAAGCCAATTCTGCAAAAACGACTTCTAACTATCAAATTAACAACGGACTAAGAGTGGACAGTGCGCAGCTTTCATCGGATCAACGGAAAGTCACTTTGACGACAGGTGATCAAGTAGACGGACGTTCGTATCAAATGACGGTCCGCAATGTGAAGGATCTCGCTGGCAATGTGATGGACTCGCGCAGCGATCTTTATTTTACTGGAAGCAATGACAGCAGTAAGCCGAAGGTTACGTCAGTGAACATCAATCCAACAGCAACCATTACGGTTAAATTCAGTGAGAAGATCGATACGAGAGAAGCGGCTCAGGCGTACCATTATTCCATTAATAATGGATTATCTGTAACAGAAGCAAAGGTAGAGAGCGATGGAAGTACGGTCACGCTAAAAACATCGGCACAGCGAGATGCAACGTTATATACGATAACAATTAGTGGTATTCCTGACCTTGCGGGCAATATGATGGATCAATCGACGAACTGGATGTTCGGTGGGATTTCGAATCCTGAAGTGCCTGTCACTGTGCAAAATGCGCAAGCGATCAATGTGAATACGATTGAAATTACTTTTAACCGACCGATCACCGATACGGATGTCAACAATTTAGTTGCCGATATCATTCTTGATAACGGGGCAAATGTTTCGATGGCGGATTGGAAGGCGTATGTTGTACGCAAAAATAATCAAACTGTCACGGTTCAGTACCGCACCAAGCAAAGTAATCCAGAGCTGTTTGTTAGTGGGCATGTATACTTTGTCCGTGTGAAAGGTGTGGTTGGCCTGACTACAGCTGATAACAAGGATCGCTTTGCATTTGCAGGTACAATAACACAAAATCGTGACCCTTATGTGACGCAAATTGTTGCAATAGGTAATGACCGGATTAAGGTGTTGTTTAGCGAACCCGTTACAAATGTAGAAGCAGCGGCATTCATTCTCTCAGATGATAGTGGAAATCGTGTGCAGATTGATTATGATGAGCTTGGCGATCGCAATAAAATCGTTACAGAAGTCATATTAAGATTGAAGGATAAGCTCACTGCCCGTTCAGTTTACCAAATGAAATTCGTTCGAAATTATATTACGGATGCACCAAAATGGAACGTTCTTACAACGACGGAAGGCAATCAAGATACCGCCTTTACCTTCACAGCTAGCTGGTAA
- a CDS encoding DUF1904 family protein, whose protein sequence is MPHLLIRGITPEQVRTISQSLGSQLATLFQCPADHIVLECLNTTAIFAGEVVSSFPFIEVNAFDRGKAVQDEAAMCIDSHVRSLGISEVEIAFRMYERSDYYADGKSFVPSSSDFQALQAENQRLKEELQKLRKSLQSSHIGSMSSRLRDALRE, encoded by the coding sequence ATGCCACACCTACTTATACGCGGAATTACGCCGGAACAAGTTCGAACCATTAGCCAATCACTCGGATCGCAACTGGCTACTTTGTTTCAATGTCCTGCTGATCATATTGTGCTGGAATGCTTGAACACCACTGCTATATTCGCAGGAGAAGTTGTATCTTCATTCCCTTTCATCGAAGTGAATGCATTTGACAGAGGGAAAGCGGTGCAAGATGAAGCTGCAATGTGCATTGACAGCCACGTTCGATCATTAGGAATAAGTGAAGTGGAAATTGCTTTTCGAATGTACGAGCGATCGGATTATTATGCAGATGGGAAGAGCTTTGTACCCTCATCGTCAGATTTTCAAGCGCTCCAAGCTGAAAATCAGAGATTAAAAGAAGAGCTGCAAAAGCTACGCAAATCACTTCAATCTAGTCACATCGGTTCAATGTCGAGTAGATTGCGGGATGCGTTACGAGAATAG
- a CDS encoding Gfo/Idh/MocA family oxidoreductase — MLRFGVIGTNWITDRFIAAARESKDFALTAVYSRTEEQASQYAEKHQIAHRYTDLEQFAASTEFDAVYLASPNSLHADHAVLCMDNGKHVLCEKPIASNKAELDRMIDAAKRNGVALMEALVPTMLPAFGAIKDNLHKLGRIRRYAASYCQYSSRYDAYKEGQLLNAFNPIYSNGAMMDLGIYCIYPLVALLGAPERVQASAVMLDSGVDGEGSLLLAYPGCDAVIHYSKITTSYAMTEIQGEQATMIIDKINTPEHVEIRYRDGTVENLTRPLDHSFMFYEVQHFIEMIERKETQSATNSWHNSRNTLGIMDEARRQIGLVYPADLKHA; from the coding sequence ATGCTCAGATTTGGTGTGATTGGAACGAATTGGATAACCGATCGATTCATTGCTGCTGCACGCGAAAGTAAGGATTTTGCACTCACTGCGGTATATTCGCGTACGGAGGAGCAAGCAAGCCAATATGCCGAGAAGCATCAAATCGCTCATCGATATACCGACTTGGAACAGTTTGCAGCAAGTACGGAGTTTGATGCGGTCTATTTAGCTAGCCCCAACTCCTTGCATGCTGACCATGCAGTGCTCTGTATGGATAACGGCAAACATGTACTTTGCGAAAAACCAATTGCGTCTAACAAAGCAGAGCTTGATCGGATGATTGATGCGGCGAAGCGCAATGGTGTAGCCTTAATGGAGGCGCTGGTGCCTACGATGCTTCCTGCATTCGGTGCGATAAAGGATAATTTGCATAAGCTTGGTCGAATCCGGAGATATGCTGCAAGCTATTGTCAATACTCCTCGCGTTATGATGCCTATAAAGAAGGTCAACTGCTGAATGCCTTCAACCCTATTTACTCGAACGGCGCGATGATGGACCTTGGTATTTATTGTATTTACCCACTTGTAGCATTGCTCGGAGCTCCCGAACGTGTACAAGCTAGCGCGGTAATGCTCGACTCTGGTGTCGATGGAGAAGGGAGCCTCTTGCTCGCTTATCCAGGGTGCGATGCGGTTATTCACTATTCGAAAATAACGACATCTTATGCGATGACTGAAATTCAAGGTGAGCAAGCAACGATGATTATCGATAAAATAAATACACCCGAGCATGTGGAAATTCGATATCGTGATGGTACTGTAGAGAATTTAACGCGTCCGCTTGATCATAGCTTTATGTTCTATGAGGTACAGCACTTTATAGAAATGATCGAGCGCAAAGAGACGCAATCCGCTACGAATAGCTGGCACAATTCACGGAATACATTGGGCATTATGGATGAGGCGCGAAGACAGATCGGACTTGTGTATCCTGCTGATTTGAAGCACGCATGA
- a CDS encoding hemolysin III family protein, whose amino-acid sequence MASTHVYTRREEVVNATTHGLGTLLSIAALTLLIIFASLQGTAWHIVSFAIYGITMILLYTASTLVHAFPEGKVKDLFETFDHSCIYLFIAGTYTPLLLVTLRGPLGWTLFGIVWGLAIGGVVFKAFFTKKYLMLSTLFYVFMGWLIVFAWEPLTALLQPGGIRLLVIGGVLYTLGSVFYVWRGFPYHHAVWHMFVVAGSVFHFFAILLYVR is encoded by the coding sequence GTGGCTAGTACACATGTGTATACAAGAAGAGAAGAGGTAGTCAATGCCACAACTCATGGCTTGGGTACATTGCTCAGCATTGCGGCACTAACCTTATTGATTATATTCGCAAGTCTTCAAGGTACAGCATGGCATATTGTGAGCTTTGCAATCTACGGAATTACTATGATACTACTTTATACGGCATCTACGTTGGTGCATGCTTTTCCCGAGGGGAAAGTAAAGGATTTGTTCGAGACATTTGACCATTCCTGCATCTATTTATTTATTGCCGGCACTTATACGCCACTGCTCCTCGTTACGCTTCGCGGTCCGCTCGGTTGGACATTGTTTGGAATTGTATGGGGACTAGCGATTGGCGGTGTCGTTTTCAAAGCTTTTTTCACGAAAAAATATTTGATGCTTTCGACGCTGTTCTACGTATTTATGGGATGGCTTATCGTATTCGCATGGGAACCGCTAACTGCACTACTTCAACCGGGTGGCATTCGTTTGCTTGTCATCGGAGGAGTACTGTATACGTTGGGCTCGGTGTTTTATGTATGGCGGGGCTTTCCCTATCACCATGCCGTGTGGCATATGTTCGTTGTCGCGGGCTCTGTGTTCCATTTTTTTGCAATACTGCTGTATGTCCGCTGA
- a CDS encoding metallophosphoesterase family protein — protein MGEKLRFRNEGTFKIAQFTDLHWCNGKAEDKKTRSLMEQVIIAENPDLIVFTGDIIESLRCKDPLQAFEDAVSVAVESGIPWAAIFGNHDSEGNVSRQQLMNLQLSLSGSVAESGPSYIGGVGNYVIRLFGANSDDSAAAVLYFFDSGSYSTVPSIKGYDWVKHRQVEWFSEQANSLKLKHQGIPMQSLAFLHIPLPEYREVWERQICYGHRYEKVSCPQLNSGLFTAMVEAGGVQGVFCGHDHNNDYIGSISGIKLCYGRSTGYNTYGRWLFQRGARIIELHAGADFTTWLRLANGKKVTTAHKHKPGIL, from the coding sequence ATGGGTGAAAAGCTGCGTTTTCGTAATGAGGGTACTTTCAAAATCGCACAATTTACCGACCTGCACTGGTGTAACGGAAAAGCTGAAGATAAGAAAACAAGGTCTCTCATGGAGCAGGTAATTATCGCAGAAAATCCAGATTTAATTGTGTTTACAGGCGATATCATTGAAAGCTTGCGCTGCAAAGACCCTTTACAAGCATTCGAGGATGCGGTTTCCGTAGCTGTAGAGAGCGGCATTCCTTGGGCTGCGATCTTTGGTAATCATGATAGTGAAGGAAATGTTTCAAGGCAACAATTGATGAACTTACAGCTTTCGCTGTCTGGATCAGTAGCGGAGTCGGGTCCTTCATACATTGGTGGGGTAGGAAACTATGTCATTCGGTTGTTCGGCGCCAATTCTGATGATTCAGCCGCTGCGGTGCTCTATTTTTTTGATAGTGGCAGTTATTCAACAGTACCTAGTATTAAGGGATACGATTGGGTGAAGCATCGTCAAGTGGAATGGTTTAGCGAACAAGCAAATTCGCTTAAGCTCAAGCATCAGGGTATTCCTATGCAATCACTCGCGTTCTTGCATATTCCGTTGCCTGAGTATCGTGAAGTATGGGAACGTCAAATTTGTTACGGGCATCGTTATGAGAAGGTGAGCTGTCCGCAGCTTAATTCGGGTCTGTTCACTGCCATGGTCGAAGCAGGTGGTGTGCAAGGGGTGTTCTGTGGTCATGATCACAATAATGATTATATAGGTTCGATAAGTGGGATCAAGCTGTGCTATGGTCGCTCCACAGGCTATAATACATACGGTAGATGGTTGTTCCAACGTGGAGCACGGATCATCGAATTGCATGCAGGCGCTGACTTTACCACATGGTTGCGTCTTGCTAACGGAAAAAAAGTAACAACTGCTCACAAGCATAAGCCGGGTATTTTGTAG
- a CDS encoding ParM/StbA family protein encodes MIRLAGIDIGNDSVKLVVSGSNVPVIIPSIVSPGYERHVLQEEDSPLKALDVMVYSPKLKKRSQRYFVGLLASEDQDNAELEETDNKATSDQSLIVALTALAYASITNVAQTLQPGETVDQVEYIIGTGLPVRTYARYHQTFEERLVGEHEVTFLSTPKLRGRTVRVNIRRAIVSIEGAAALFHMATHDNLQVRDEELYNGVIGICEMGALTTDFPVVKRMSIDNQFSTGEQLGLASYLDSIIRDVEDQFGYRFPSRTKLIQRIRKQDYIIQRVGEGQADIRPIVDTYFSRASQKIVDLIRKRWKKYPDIQCFYVLGGGAAALKTYIVEAADNMRLRFVDDSELQNVYGYLKMAKNKTSNTEGL; translated from the coding sequence ATGATAAGGCTAGCAGGTATTGATATAGGCAATGATAGTGTGAAATTAGTCGTAAGCGGGTCGAATGTACCTGTGATCATACCGAGTATCGTTTCACCTGGTTATGAGAGACATGTGCTACAGGAGGAAGACTCGCCGCTTAAGGCATTGGATGTAATGGTCTATAGTCCGAAGCTGAAGAAGCGAAGTCAACGGTACTTTGTTGGCTTACTCGCTTCCGAAGACCAAGATAATGCAGAGCTAGAGGAAACCGATAATAAGGCGACCAGTGATCAATCACTCATCGTTGCTTTAACAGCGTTAGCTTATGCGAGCATTACGAATGTAGCTCAAACGCTACAACCCGGGGAGACGGTAGATCAGGTCGAGTATATAATCGGTACAGGGTTGCCTGTCCGTACATATGCGAGATATCATCAGACGTTTGAAGAGCGACTTGTGGGTGAGCATGAGGTGACTTTCCTATCGACGCCTAAGCTGCGCGGACGTACAGTTCGTGTAAATATTAGACGGGCGATAGTTTCCATTGAGGGTGCGGCTGCATTGTTCCATATGGCGACTCACGATAACTTACAAGTGCGCGATGAAGAGCTATATAACGGTGTAATTGGAATATGTGAGATGGGCGCACTAACGACAGATTTTCCTGTTGTGAAGCGGATGAGCATTGATAATCAATTCAGTACAGGAGAGCAGTTGGGACTAGCATCCTATTTGGATTCGATTATTCGCGATGTTGAAGATCAATTTGGCTATCGCTTCCCAAGTCGTACGAAGCTCATTCAACGTATTCGTAAACAAGATTACATCATTCAACGCGTAGGAGAAGGCCAAGCAGACATTCGCCCGATTGTGGACACTTATTTCAGTCGTGCATCGCAGAAAATCGTTGATCTCATTCGCAAACGTTGGAAGAAGTATCCGGATATTCAATGTTTCTACGTGCTAGGTGGTGGCGCAGCAGCATTGAAGACTTACATTGTTGAAGCGGCGGACAATATGCGCTTGCGCTTTGTGGATGATAGCGAATTGCAGAACGTGTACGGCTATCTGAAGATGGCTAAGAATAAGACTTCTAATACAGAAGGACTTTAA
- a CDS encoding M23 family metallopeptidase, with product MKWRRKRFTFMVIPDANSSVKRFQLSALWITIGFLLIIAILISAITMFLLYRNNTEQIGVLEKKLATSTTELEKIIQNKDLHIGVLQTEVTDLSEQAQSITNHMSDIKDLESQLKNMVGIKDGDIATAIDANSVDDAYDGIAMDGGTGGEDLPVFDEAMDQLISETRQTFTSLQEQVKVLRPELEQTKEAVLKQSAIIKITPTIWPTDSRKVTSLFGVRKDPFTRRATFHAGIDIGGSTGDPIYATADGKVTSAGRDSSHGKNILISHTKSLSTHYSHMSKLLVEAGAKVSKGDLIGYMGSTGRSTGPHLHYEVILNGSTIDPRPYLKATRREN from the coding sequence ATGAAATGGCGACGTAAACGATTCACCTTTATGGTGATTCCTGATGCAAACAGCTCTGTTAAGCGATTTCAATTATCAGCCTTATGGATTACGATCGGATTTCTTCTAATCATTGCAATATTAATTAGTGCAATTACGATGTTTCTTCTCTATCGAAATAATACTGAGCAAATTGGAGTATTGGAGAAGAAGCTCGCAACCTCGACGACAGAGCTAGAAAAGATTATTCAAAACAAAGACCTACATATCGGTGTGCTTCAAACGGAAGTGACGGATCTATCAGAACAGGCTCAATCGATTACGAATCATATGTCAGACATCAAGGATCTCGAAAGCCAGCTTAAGAACATGGTCGGCATTAAAGATGGAGATATTGCGACTGCCATTGATGCCAATTCCGTCGATGATGCTTACGATGGCATTGCAATGGATGGCGGTACAGGTGGTGAAGATCTACCTGTATTCGACGAAGCAATGGATCAATTAATATCGGAAACACGACAAACCTTCACTTCACTACAGGAGCAGGTTAAGGTGTTGCGTCCAGAGCTAGAACAGACGAAAGAAGCCGTACTCAAGCAATCCGCAATCATTAAAATTACTCCGACAATATGGCCGACAGACTCTCGCAAGGTAACCTCTCTGTTCGGTGTTCGTAAGGATCCATTTACAAGACGCGCAACCTTTCATGCAGGCATAGACATTGGAGGAAGCACTGGCGATCCGATCTATGCAACTGCAGACGGTAAAGTGACTTCCGCTGGTCGTGATAGCTCGCATGGCAAAAATATATTGATTTCACACACCAAAAGTTTGAGTACTCATTACTCACATATGAGCAAATTGCTTGTAGAAGCAGGCGCTAAGGTTTCCAAAGGCGACTTGATCGGTTATATGGGCTCCACCGGTCGCAGCACTGGACCTCATCTCCATTACGAAGTCATTCTCAATGGTAGCACGATCGATCCTCGTCCATATTTAAAAGCGACTAGAAGGGAAAATTAA
- a CDS encoding polymer-forming cytoskeletal protein — protein sequence MFKGKKSKIDPNSTDTLIGEGSIFEGNIKSEAGLRVEGKIFGNIDCTGDVTIGENGSARSHVSARNVIVAGKVTGDIHARGKLTIKTTGVLQGNLSATELSIESGGIFHGESKMQHSGQINDTIAENKAAQDDSDDKTQFTVGDESSAVLKTW from the coding sequence ATGTTTAAAGGTAAAAAATCCAAGATCGACCCAAACTCTACCGATACTTTGATCGGAGAGGGAAGCATATTTGAAGGCAATATTAAGTCTGAAGCAGGACTTCGAGTTGAAGGAAAGATATTCGGAAATATCGACTGTACCGGAGACGTAACGATTGGTGAGAATGGTAGTGCACGATCACATGTATCCGCAAGAAATGTAATTGTCGCAGGCAAAGTCACTGGAGATATCCATGCGCGTGGGAAATTAACGATCAAAACGACAGGTGTACTTCAGGGGAACTTGTCCGCAACTGAGCTTTCGATTGAATCAGGCGGCATCTTTCATGGAGAAAGTAAAATGCAACATTCAGGCCAAATTAATGATACAATAGCTGAAAACAAAGCTGCGCAAGATGATAGTGATGACAAAACACAATTTACAGTCGGAGACGAATCCTCTGCCGTTCTAAAGACTTGGTAG
- a CDS encoding MurR/RpiR family transcriptional regulator: MSIRNAIQDQITNLHPIERKLADFILNHPREVVQLSITELAKLSGSSTATISRFCKLFHTQGFPEFKQILATEVAHQTTAPDQYQDIVAGNPLSEIVAAITANHIRSLTDTTQLLDLHQLRIAMTALNNASRIDLYGSGTSGFVAQDFFHKLIRIGKAAAVFSDPHLQLTSASSLTSHDVAIGISYSGETLETIHALQTAAERGATTLSITRFGSNTLADGAQIQLFTSSAEAGMRRGDMASRMAQLHVVDILFMGLVSEYFESYVPALERSFQTVKQHTRKEAKLR; this comes from the coding sequence ATGAGCATTCGAAATGCGATTCAAGATCAAATTACGAATCTGCATCCGATAGAAAGAAAGCTTGCCGACTTTATTTTAAACCACCCTCGTGAGGTTGTTCAGCTTTCAATTACAGAGCTCGCAAAACTATCAGGCAGCAGTACAGCAACGATCTCGCGATTTTGCAAGCTGTTCCATACGCAAGGGTTTCCTGAATTCAAACAAATTCTCGCGACAGAGGTTGCACATCAAACCACTGCTCCTGATCAGTATCAGGACATTGTCGCAGGTAACCCTCTATCAGAAATTGTTGCAGCAATAACAGCTAATCACATTCGTTCTTTAACAGATACAACACAATTGCTAGACCTTCATCAGTTGCGAATTGCGATGACCGCACTGAACAATGCATCACGAATTGATCTATATGGTTCTGGAACATCGGGCTTTGTCGCTCAAGACTTTTTCCATAAATTAATTCGAATTGGGAAAGCGGCGGCAGTATTCTCGGATCCTCACCTTCAGCTAACCTCCGCTTCTTCATTAACGTCGCACGATGTCGCGATCGGCATCTCTTATTCGGGAGAAACATTAGAGACGATTCATGCCCTGCAAACGGCTGCTGAACGAGGCGCAACGACATTATCCATTACTCGTTTCGGATCGAATACTCTCGCTGACGGAGCTCAGATTCAACTATTTACCTCATCAGCAGAAGCAGGTATGCGCCGTGGAGATATGGCTTCTAGAATGGCACAACTCCATGTCGTCGATATTTTATTTATGGGGCTCGTCAGTGAATATTTTGAAAGCTATGTCCCTGCCCTTGAACGTTCCTTCCAAACTGTGAAACAACATACTAGAAAAGAGGCCAAATTACGATGA